The Exiguobacterium acetylicum genome includes a window with the following:
- the garR gene encoding 2-hydroxy-3-oxopropionate reductase has protein sequence MNTRVGFIGLGIMGKPMALNILNAGYDVTVNDLNTESVETLVQAGAVFGTPADMGATCDVIITMLPASHHVQQVVLGENGLLQTATAGTILIDMSSISPVASVEIANQAALRGVEMLDAPVSGGEPKAIDGTLSIMVGGKETIFETVKPLLEVVGASVTLVGKNGSGVTAKLANQIIVNLNIAAMSEALTLAAKAGIDVEKMYQAIRGGLAGSAVLDAKVPLILERNFVAGGRIDINLKDMTNVMETAHEIGVPLPLSSQLVEIFHALKIDGKAADDHGGIIQYYEKLAHVEVRKV, from the coding sequence ATGAATACACGAGTTGGATTTATTGGCTTAGGCATCATGGGGAAACCGATGGCATTGAATATATTAAACGCTGGTTATGACGTAACGGTGAATGATTTAAATACAGAAAGTGTCGAGACACTCGTTCAAGCTGGTGCGGTATTCGGTACACCTGCTGACATGGGAGCAACGTGTGATGTCATCATCACGATGTTACCGGCGTCGCACCACGTTCAACAAGTCGTCCTAGGAGAAAACGGTCTCCTACAGACTGCTACCGCTGGAACGATCCTAATTGATATGAGTTCGATTTCACCGGTCGCCTCGGTCGAGATTGCGAATCAAGCAGCATTACGTGGCGTCGAGATGCTCGATGCACCAGTTAGTGGTGGGGAACCGAAAGCGATCGACGGAACACTCTCCATCATGGTCGGTGGGAAGGAAACAATCTTTGAAACGGTCAAACCACTACTTGAAGTCGTCGGTGCAAGCGTTACACTCGTCGGAAAAAATGGAAGTGGTGTCACAGCAAAGCTTGCCAATCAAATCATCGTTAACTTAAATATTGCTGCGATGTCTGAAGCACTAACACTTGCTGCAAAAGCTGGCATCGATGTAGAGAAGATGTATCAAGCAATTCGCGGGGGACTTGCTGGAAGTGCCGTACTCGATGCGAAAGTACCGTTAATTCTAGAACGAAACTTTGTTGCCGGTGGACGCATCGATATTAACTTGAAAGATATGACGAATGTCATGGAAACAGCGCATGAGATCGGTGTTCCTTTACCACTCTCTAGTCAACTCGTCGAAATTTTCCATGCGTTGAAAATTGATGGGAAAGCTGCGGACGATCACGGCGGCATCATTCAATATTACGAAAAATTAGCCCACGTTGAAGTAAGGAAGGTGTAA